In Planctomycetia bacterium, the sequence TGCCTCCCTGAAAGTCTGCCAACACCCGCTCACGTAAATCAACCGAGTACGCTTTCATCTGTGACTCCATGACATGGACACGTCACAGTATTTCATGTATTACCTGAATGCGCAAGATGGTTTTTGAAAATGCTCTAGCCATTTACGCGATGATGCGGCTGGATGCCCTTGAAAAACGTGTTATCAAACTGGAACAGGGTGATACAACGGAAAATCCGATTGAAGTTCAGCCAGTACCGGCCAAACCTTCCAATGTATTATCACCAGGATTGCGATCTGCTCTCCTGGTTGCTGCAACATTGGCAATCATCTCGATGTTAATTCAGCTAAAACTCTTTTGATTTACTGAGGGGCTATGTGGCTCTTGACTACGACGTCGGTGGATTCTCTTCCACTTCCCGTTTCATGAATTCCAGCACATGCGTGCCACTGGTTAACACTTCCACCAGTCGTGGGAATTTCAGGGTACGCAACTCCACTGCACGTCGAATCAGAAATGGCACCGGGCTGTGGGGTTCCACTTTTTCCAGTGCGTCCGCAATGTTCTTGAGTTGTACATACAACTGTTCTCGGTTGGCTCCTGCTGATTGCATGGAAACGGTACCTCCGGTTGCGGTGGCATCTGACCCCTCTGCAGCAACGTCTTCTGCAGGTCCCATTTTTACCATCTGCTCGGCAATCATTTGACAGTCTGACAATACTTTCCGCGTTGCGGTAAACGCAGGCACCATTTCCATGGCAGTCTTTTCTGCACGATCTTCGGGTAAGCCGAGTTTCACCAGGCTTGCTTTCATCTTCTCGTGAGCAGTCTTCAGCAAGGATTCCAGTGCATCCAGGCATTCCTGTACGGTCATCACCAATTCATTGCGTGTTCCGACACTCAGTGCAGCAGAGACAAACTTCAACTGGTCTGCATTGACTGTTGGCGGACGGTTGCCTGGTGGCCGACAATTATTGACCGAAATGATCGTGTCGCCATGCTTGGCCAGGGTAACTGCCCGCAGAGTGACGGGAAACCTGGCCCCTTTCGTTTCCGATTCGGGATCATCGAGCCAACGAAAATCTCTTAGTTTGCTTTCTGCTTCATC encodes:
- a CDS encoding type VI secretion system ImpA family N-terminal domain-containing protein; protein product: MSAPETIPLAELVAPISGDFPAGVKLPPLEREKLDKLRKEHNPEDYDEDDPLRHEPRQVANWSGITELAQRLLKTTTKDMNVAARLVEALTKQHGLAGTRDGFRLLHQLCVEAWDRFHPAPELADLDEAESKLRDFRWLDDPESETKGARFPVTLRAVTLAKHGDTIISVNNCRPPGNRPPTVNADQLKFVSAALSVGTRNELVMTVQECLDALESLLKTAHEKMKASLVKLGLPEDRAEKTAMEMVPAFTATRKVLSDCQMIAEQMVKMGPAEDVAAEGSDATATGGTVSMQSAGANREQLYVQLKNIADALEKVEPHSPVPFLIRRAVELRTLKFPRLVEVLTSGTHVLEFMKREVEENPPTS